The sequence below is a genomic window from Eschrichtius robustus isolate mEscRob2 chromosome 21, mEscRob2.pri, whole genome shotgun sequence.
CCCCAGGCCTGACCATTCACTCAgactctcaataaatacttgtattAAAAGACCTTACACGGGGACCACATCTGGGAAAACATCGCCGCACCCTCATAAGTTACAGGGGGAGACCCGAACTGGCCAAGCCATGACAGGAGCTGTGAGGGCGACAAAAGAGCATTGCAGGGATCGGACATCGGATCGCCAGAAGCCCTCCGCCCTCCTGTTTCATAATGCCAGGGCCCCATCGCCGCGTATCGCCGGTCCCCGGTCCTGCCTCCACCGCGCACCCTTCCCCAAGGTTGGCCGGGGCCTGGAGTCACCATCCCCTGTTCGGACCTACAGACCTCGCCGCTGCTGAGCTCTACAGATTCCGCTCCTTCCACACAGTTCGCCAATTCCGCGGACCTTACTGAGCCGCGCCAGCCACCGTCCGCGAGGCTTTGGCGCGCCCGTGACGTCACTGTCGTGCGCCTCTCCCGCAGCAAGGGGAATATGGCTCTAGCACGGCGGCTGCGGCTGTTGTTGCTCGCGGCTCGGTTGCTTCTGGCGCCTCGCCGGGACCTGACGGTCCGCGGTCCCAACGAGCCCCTGCCCGTGGTGCGCATCCCGCGGGCTCTACAGCAGCGGCAGGAAGAGCGGCAGAACGGGCAGCGGAGCCTCCCGCGGCCGGTGCTGGTGCGACCTGGGCCGCTGCTGATTTCAGCGCGGCGACCGGAGTTGAACCAGCCGGCACGCCTCACGCTGGGCCCTTGGGAGCCCGCGCCACTCGCTTCGCGCGGCTGGAGGAATCGGCGCGCCCACGGGGACCATTTCTCCATCGAGCGCGCGCAACATGAGGCTCCGGCGCTGCGGAACCTCTCGCCCAAGGGCAGCTTCACCAATCTGGGTCTGGAGCTCCGCGTTCTGAGCGCACTACAAGAGGCTGCTCCCGAAGTTGTTCAGCCCACAACCGTGCAGTCGAGTACCATTCCCCCACTCATTCATGGCCGCCACATCCTCTGCGCCGCAGAAACCGGCAGTGGCAAAACTCTCGGCTACATGCTACCTCTCCTTCAACAGCTCTTGGGCCAGCCAAGCCTGGACCCCTGTCGTATCCCTGCTCCTCGAGGCCTGGTTCTTGTGCCTTCTCGAGAATTAGCCGAACAGGTGCGGGCCGTGGCCCAGCCCTTGGGCAGCTCCTTGGGCCTCCAGGTGCGGGAGCTAGGGGGAGGCCATGGCATGAGTAGGATTAGGCTGCAACTGTCCAAACAACCTCCAGCAGATATACTAGTGGCCACTCCGGGGGCTCTGTGGAAGGCCCTGAAAACGCAACTCATCAGCCTGGAGCAGCTGTCCTTGGTGTTGGATGAGGCAGACACGCTGTTGGATGAAAGCTTCCTGGAACTGGTGGATTACATCTTGGAGGGGAGCCATATAGCAGAAGGCCCAGCTGACTTAAAAGACCCCTTCAATCCCAAAGCTCAGTTAGTGCTGGTGGGGGCCACATTTCCCGAAGGTGTAGGCCAGCTGCTGAGTAAAGTTGCCAGCTTAGACTCTCTAACTACCGTTACCAGTGACAAGCTCCACTGCATCATGCCTCATGTCAGACAGACATTCATGAGGCTGAAGGGAACAGAGAAGGTGACTGGCTTGGTGCAGATCCTCAAGCAGCATGACAGAGCATATAGGACTGGCCCCGCAGGAACTGTTCTGGTGTTCTGTAATTGCTCCAGCACTGTGAACTGGCTGGGGTATATTCTGGATGACCACAAAATCCAACACTTAAGACTGCAGGGACAGATGCCAGCCTCAATGAGAGCAGGCATCTTCCAGTCCTTCCAGAAGGGCTCCCGAGATATACTTCTCTGCACAGACATCGCCTCTCGGGGCCTGGACAGCACCCAGGTGGAGCTAGTCATCAATTATGATTTCCCTCTCACCCTGCAAGACTACATCCACAGAGCAGGGAGGGTGGGCCGGGTGGGGAGCGAGGTGCCAGGCACCCTCGTCAGCTTTGTGACCCATCCCTGGGACGTGAGCCTGATTCAGAAGATTGAGCTGGCAGCTCGCCGGAGGAGAAGCCTTCCAGGACTAGGGTCCTCCTCAGTGAGAGAGCCTTTGCACCAGCAGACCTTATTGCAGCAGGCTTATATATGATGCCACAACAGGGACCTTTCCCTCTGTGCTGGATGGGTGAGCACACTTTTCAGTAGGGTGCTCTGGGCTGCCTAGTCACCTTCTGAAGGCCCGGGCTGCTGTCTGGTTTCAAAAGGTAAGCTGCTGGCCAACACTGGAGGGTAAACTACTGAGCATGGCTCTCTGTAGTCTTTCACATGAAGAATAAAGTCGATCTTGGCTCTGTATTATGTCATGGTTTCTAACAATAAGCGATGTTTCTATGGGTGTCCCTTAATAACATTTTGCACTGGGGCAGAATTCACTACACTGAGAAGATTCACACTCCAAACTACCACACTTAGGACGAAGGCGCTTTCAATTcatgttttactttaaattttatttcctgccccAAACATCCATTAAGcgcccaggagaaggaaaaggggatgtgACTAGCAATAGAGAGAAATGTTCTTCACAACAATGGCCATGGCAAGCTTAGGCACTTTTGGTGAAATCTCTCTGGGAAGTACTGGCAGAGGAATAAAAGGCACACTGACACAGAAGTATTGCTTGGTGTGCATTTCCAGGCTCTGCCTTCCTTCTCATCTCTTGATGGCAggcggaggaagaggagaaaaggttaaACTTTTTTATAAACTGGCAGAATAAGCTTATCACATCCTCTCACTATCTCTGCATAGGTTCTAGTCTCTGCAGCATTATATAAGCTTTGCCCAAAGTAATGAACAGTTGAAAGTCAAATGTAATACTTcaccaaacaacttaaaaatgcttGCACACCGGAAAGGATTAAGTTGCAGAGAACACAAATGGACCCAGAGCAACCTTTGCCAAAAGAGAATATTGTGCTAAATGTACAGCCATAGCTCTTTTCCATATGAAGAAACAGTCAGAAGGATAAAAGAACTTGGTCAAAATCACACAAGTAAGTAGGACAGAAtctggtctgtctgtctctcccaaggGTTGTGTTCTTTAACCACCAGGCTAGCTTTCCTCAAATCTGATTCATGCATAGAATAACTCTACCCCTCTGTTTGCCTTGAATATTCCCTGTTTATACGTATGCCTGCTGCAGTTTTTCACATTGCCCACTTTGACTCCCAAAAGCAACCGAGAATACACAATACTTTGGTCACTCTATCCATGGACCACTGTGGTGGGACTGCCCAGGAAGCTTATTAAAAGTGCAGCTTCGAGAGCCCTACTCCAGATCTAGATAAGTTTTCTGAGGGTTGGCTCAGGAATCCAGGTACAAGTCTTTTTAAGTGGTTTTGTGGAACCCCCCAGGTGAGTCTCTCGCTCTCTTAAGTTAAGAAACCATTTCTTCTGCCTCCCGCAGATGCCCAGCCAGGTCCTGTTAAGGTAGGAGTCCCCGCACCACATCAGAGGGATGCTCCCAGCCAAGTCATCTCTGGAGCCTTGGAGAATCTGGATGGTCTCGTGCTGGCCCACCTGCCATGACAAACCTCCTCCAGAGCATTCCCCTTCCCATTTTACCTTCTACCACTCCCAAAGGCAGTCTGCTCCAATGAGGCCTGACTTCGTCTGTCCTAACGTGCACCCGCTCATCCAAGCAGTTTAGGAATACAAGGtgctgtggttctcaaccagggtggCCCAACCTCAAAAATAGTAGTCCAAGCAGTGTCTGCCtcctgggcacatcccctctgcaacagccccagtaaacgaatgtcccatccttgctttttcaaggtcggcaacagggagtcccctcctaaagaaggttctctcgcattgccacactctcaaaggctgcccccagtgtgcttccttcctgtgggcctgatcaggctaagggcagagttgtctctttccttctctgagtcggaccaaatcgccttagtaacacctcttcacagtggtgaccatgtgtttcacgggggctgctgctgagcctttatctcatcctttcatggtggagagagggaggattataatgatttttacttctaggggagaggggagtgtaatgattatgttgtcattttgtattatgtcctttggtcatgaacttgttttgaatttcatatgaaaatcggcccaccattcccactttgtgaggtcattcagcaccctcattttgcacctttaacatctctctcagtatcacttggaaatgtttgaaatggcatgagcttgtcctcacgttcctatcagctgtaaatccggagccccaacacgaacctaaccattgagcagaacacctctccactacctgtgtaacactgggtaggCCCTGTCacctcttgcttttcttcagtcctcagttgtgaaaatgtgagggttctatgaatttatatttggggcaggacaaggtcgaggagagtgtgactttgcttttattcttccaaactggaatgtcttccctctcttccccatgggtccaaatctcacttgtccttcaggcccactgccaaggagccttccctgattctgcctcttagggtcagtgccatacaacctagctCTCTCTTAcgttaatcttgcctctcaagccaatctcagaatgtgggtctctcttgccctcctggggcccctggggctgtgccagcCCACCGGCACGCCCCACGTGGGGTGTCTGCTAGACTAGGGcatgggtggggaggcccaggtgtgaggggccaggcagagtacctcttccctccccctgctctcctccacaaaactgcccctcctcctgaagccTGACCCCCAAGTCACAGGTTCCTTATTATGACCTCACTGGGTAGTGATGACCTCACCGGccttctcacagtttccatggcagcgtaactgccaacgtgctgccctcagagaaacttccctgacagttctccacCAGATACCAACCTCTTTGGTTGTCTGAGGGAGAATGTGTGACCGGATCCACTATCTTTACTcgaacctgtgctctgttccgtgggtgggcagtgcggcaggtacaccgagaccgggcatctctacaggagCCATGGTGTACACAccacctcacctggctgcctcatgttcctgtggggcttgcccacTGCGTATACCTGAGCGCGTTCCCAGCcgtaagtaataccagtgacctgggacaccttcagggacccacagtgctcattgctgaggacaagtgaaaggtcatccctggacaagtgtgcaggatggtcctgatctttataaatgtagcttcccctttgggctacaggatgcttccattcagaccctttcctgattggcctcttagcaaaagacaagtgcatttttgttggcaaatggtaaatggagcagtttgaggaagagggccactcttgaaacacaccttcaaacccaggcacctctatgctgtcatgtagacatctatatcggtgccctcagacacatcccatcctgagctgctgagtactaggggagagggtggtgccatattgatgggaagaccggaagaaccaagaggggtgttgaagtgctaatgagactggagggctgaggagatggtgtcccaggaggctgggttgatgtgagcctagacttggtacacAGAACGCGGTTCGCAGTCTCCTGATCAccctgcctcagtatttggccttgttctaatctagataaaaggatcagagggctagagttcagtgtggttgaaacaggcagtataaatggggcccaagaggggttgccaaggtgggaggggttcttaaccaatttatattagattatttctttccgaaacttgaaagacatttccattaaagcctcagaagtgacagactgcaagaaatgttttctctgttgtggaagggagagatggagaggctcatgattgcaatgactttcgggttctactgttttccctggaaacggtgaagagacttcctcatgtgctgcagccgttggctctaggaattgcttttgcagccagtgtcccttctctagggactcatagaggtgatgggccaaggctgtgttttggatgtcaagtagattaaaggtcttcagccagaaactgggagagacatgagagagggaaattctggcaggagactgtgtacagcagaagtgactgatcagttctgattttctttgcagtagcagttcctttggccacgccagcaaaggtggaagcagagaagccagtccccagacgtgctcccaagagaaagcactctccggaaaagtcgcacaaagatctgggttgccccagacccaaaatccggcaaTTGCAACCTGGTGCCAGGAGGTAGACCCCACAGAATCCTGCTGGCTGAGCCATTCTGAAGAGAGAGCAATGGTTTAACTGCCTAAGGCAGCGAATGCCTCTTCCTGCTGTGACCCACCCCGTGCCCCACTGCCCGCTGCCACAGATTAGAACTTGCatcgttttgtttttctttttttaaacatttttctttttttaaaaaaataaaaatatggaatgcttcacgaatttgcgtgtcatccttgcgcaggggccatgctaatgttctctgtatcgttccaattttagtatctgtgctgccgaagcgagcaccgTCGTTCTGTCTGAGCCTTCCTCAGCCAGGAGCCTCCTTCCACACTAAATGGCCATAAGCAAGGAGCCTCAGAAACTGACGTTTGAAATGAGAGTCTGCCCTGAACATCCCAGGGCTGAAGCTGGCCTGGAAGAAAACGTGACGTTCCTCTGCTCAATCCTCAGGGGCCCCTTTGTCAGCTGAAGACAGAAAAGTCTGCACTCTGCGAGCCGAGGAGGATGCAGGAGCAGAGACAGGGTGCAGAGAAGCCTTAGCAGTCTACCACATGGGCTCCTTCCCTGAGCCATTGTCAGCGGCCACCACCACAAACCAGGGGGGAGCTGGGTTTTTTGAACCTGAAAGCGGCAATCTGTGGCTTCCCAAAGAGCCTCCTGCCTGGGGTCTCAGGAGGCAGGATAGAGAGACCCAGGAAGACCTGCTCCCTGAAGCAAGGACAGGATGGAGAGTCAAGCAGCACGCACCCTGCCCCGAGGTTCACATGCTCCTTTATTCCCAGCCCTTTCTGTCCCCAGTGGGGTTCCTTACTGCTCAATGTTTTTCTGTAACAGACTTCTAGGGTCGCCAGTGCTCACACTTAGGTCACTACCCCTGTGCTAGGCACTCCTGCTACCCAGGAAAGGTTCCAAAGGTGGAACAGCTCCAGGGGGTGCCAGGGATCAGAGCAAAAACTTGAGAGGCTGGGGATGAAGGAGTTTGGGCACAGTCCCTAAAGCATCTCAGTGGTTGAGCTTCTGTGAGAAGGCACATCCCctctaggggtgtgtgtgtgtgtgtgtgtgcgtgtgtgtgtgtgtgtgtgttggggggagggggtccccAGAGGAGGCAGCTAGGGGGAGGGCCTGAGGCTGGAAATGGGGAATGGTGTGCGGCCTCTGAGCAAGCACAGGCACTTAGCCCTTGAGGTTTCTGGGAAAGCTAGAGCCACAAGGGCCACGAGATAAGGCAAGTGTAGCAGCAGAACCCAGGTGCCAGGTCTTTCCTCAGAACCTATACTTCTCCACGAGGCCGGGCCTTCCATGCTGAGGTAGGAGGGATCCTAGCCAGAAGGTcagccagcagccctgggaggaaggCCCATTTCCTTCCACTCAAATAGCCTACTGACTGGGTTCCTGCTCTGTTGAGGAAAAGGGTCGTTGACTCTCCCCAGAAGGTGTTCAGCTCACATCCCAAAAGTCCCTCTCTTTAGGCCCTGGGGAAGTGTAGCAGCTCCTGAGGGCGCTCTTTCCTGAGGCTGGCTGacagaagtgggggggggggttcctgAGAGTTCCCGGGTGCTGGTTGAAGTCCCCAGAGAATGGTCATGCAGGCTGGGGAGTCAAGCAGGTGGAGAGAGAAGGTTGGGGGCAGAGGGCCCCTTCCTGAATCCAGAGCTCACAAGGTTACCCCCCCATTTCCAGAaactctctcttcccccacaccAGCCCACAGGGCCCCGTACCGGGACACTGGGAGCCCAGAGCACCTGTGGCTGCAGAGACGCTCGCACGCAGCCCTCGGAGTGCGCGGGGCCGGCTGCAGGCAGATGGGGACGAGGTGTGCTCCCGGCAGGCCTCGGGCTGAAGGTGGCCCTCTGAGAGAAGCGGCCCAGCTTGGCCAGGAAGGTGAGAGGCGGGGGAGAGCAACCTAGGGCGCCCCCTCGGAGCAGCAGGAGTGGGAAGAGGCGCAGGGGCGGAGGGAACCCGCGACGGGAGGCGAGTGGGCTCTCAGCAGAGGCCAGCTTAGCCCGCGGGAGCTGCCTCTGCGCAGGGGGCGGGAGGGCAGTGCCGCCCCGGTGCTGCCAGGCTTCTCGGATCGCGGCTCTCCGCACACGGCTCGCAGGGCCCTGTAactctgtatcccctccctcaccccgcccccctcGCGAGGCCGCGCCGCTGGGTGGCCTGTGTCGACGGGCAGAACCCCATCGCCCGCCCCTCTCAGACCCGCCTCTGCCCCCCTGCCTGGCCCTGAGCAGCTTGCGGCCCGGGGGCCTCGAAGGTCCCCGCGCACTCCGCCAGCGGCCTCTGCTgtgtctgctgctgctgctgtgtctGCTGCTGCGGCCGGGAACCCGCGTCCAGACCACGCCGGGCACCTCCAGCACCCCAAGTCCGCGGGAGCGCACGCGGGCCCTGAGGCGGGACTTCCCGCTTGTGGACGGGGGGCTGCAGTGTGTGCGGGCTGGTGGGGGCCGGTGGGGGCCTagcctggccctgggcaggggaggaggtccGGAGCATGCAGAGCTAGTGGGGAGGCTCCCTCACACCACCCCTGGATGTCCTCTCCATCATCTATGGAtgcccttccccttctctgtcaTCCCCTCCCTGGTGGGAAGCCCTCAGCCCAGGCCTCAGCTGCTCCTAGTATAGTCTGTGTGACAGTGTGAGGTGGGGGACCCCCCGGCTGGCCCAGGCCAGGCAATGTGTCCTGCCTGATCCCAAGACCTAAGGAGCCCACCCATTTGCCTTGACCTCCCTCCAGCCACAACGACATGCCCCTGGTCCTGAGGCAGTTTTACCACAATGGGATACAGGATGTTAATCTGTGCAATTTCAGCCATGGCCAGACCAGCTTGGACAGGCTGAAAGACGGTCTCGTGGGTGCCCAGGTACCAAAGGGACACACAAGGTGCCACCATGGCTGCTGGGGAATGTGGGGCAGTTTGGGGGCCTCAGAGACCACAGCTTAGTCACATTGGAACTAAGTTACCATAGTGACCTAGAAAGTGCCATGCCATGGATGCTGGGGGTTACAGGGGTCACAGTGAGCCAACCTGACGGGCATCCAAGTACCACAGAAACAGCAACGCATTCCATGTGACTTCTGGGCACAGTGAGTGCTGTGCCAGCTGAGGAGGCTATGAGAAGCCCAAGGAGTTCCAAAGCCCAAACCAAGCCCTGGCCTTCCCTCAGTTCTGGTCAGCCTACGTCCCATGCCAGACCCACGAACGGGATGCTGTGCGCCTCACCCTGGAGCAAATTGACCTCATCCGCCTCATGTGTGTCTCCTATTCTGAGCTGGAGCTTGTGACCTCAGTTAAAGGTagacgggggacttccctggtagtccagaggttaagactccaagcttccactgcagggggctcgggtttgatccccggtgggggaactaagagccctcatgctgcacggcacggcccaaaaaaaaaggtaaacagacTGGTGGTGGTAGGTGCTAGGGACTTCAGTAAGCTACCCCTGCCTCTGAAAATGATCATCTGACCTACCTGCCCCCAGCTCTCAACAATACCTGGAAGTTGGCTTGCCTCATTGGTGTGGAGGGCGGCCACTCACTGGACAGTAGCCTCTCCATCTTGCGTACCTTCTGTGCGCTGGGTGTGCGCTACGTGACACTCACCCACACCTGGAACACGCCCTGGTGAGCGCAGTGCAGATGGTAAGGGCCCAGTGAGGCAGGGATCTGCCCAAGATCACGCTGGGGACCAAAGCAAGTTTACCCCCGGGATCCGGCCCtgaacctggggtggggaggggaatggaggTTTGCAGAACAAGACTGAATCCCCAGAAGGGCCCTCCTACTGCCAGGCACAGCCCAGTTTGGGTCCCTTCTCTTGCACCAGGGAGTTGCAGGTGTAGACGGTTCGACAGAACCTCTTTCTAGGCTCTTGTAGCCAAGTCATGGCCACCAGTCAGACTGCCTCCTGGCCATCCTGCAGGGCACAGAGCTCAGCAAAGGGTATCCACCCCTTCTACAGCAATGTCAGTCGGCTGACCGGCTTGGGCGAGGTAAGGACCCGCGTTCCATACCCTGCCCCACATGAATGTACAGCCCCGCCTGTTCCCAACAGATAAATGCACACAAGGCAAATGCAGCCCTGATGCCCTCTCCCCATCCTGTCCCTGCAGAAGGTGGTGGCAGAAATGAACCGCCTGGGCATGATGGTGGACTTGTCCCACGTCTCGATGCTGTGGCACGGCGAGCCCTAGAAGTGTCACAGGCACCTGTCATCTTCTCCCACTCAACTGCCCGGGGTATGTGCAAGAACACTCGGAATGTTCCTGATGATATCCTGCAGCTTCTGGTGAGAGACTGCCCTGGCCCTCAAACCTAAAGCAAGAGGTTCAAACCGGGAGCCCTTGAACCTGAGCCTCTTCTCCCTCAATTTCCTCAAACCCCAGGTTAAATATCTTCTGCCCCCAAAACCCACGGTCCACAGCCCCTGAACTCTTGAGCCCTAGGTGGGGGTCTAGGTGGTAAGATACTCCTCCAAACCCGGCAACCCAGGGCCAAGACaccacccagaccagggctgcggCTCCTCCATTCACACAAACCCAGAGAGGAGACGACTCTGACCTCAACACCTTCCTCACAGGGGCCGAGAGCGTGAACAGGCAGGTGGCTGTGCTGGGGGCCAAGCTGACTGTCCACCGGTCCGCCCCTGCAGAAGAAGAATGGTGGCATCGTGATGGTGCCCTTGTCCGGCGGGTGCTGCAGTGCAACCCGTTAGCCAACGTGCCTACTGTGGCAGGTGAGCCTCACCCTGGGCTCTCTGAAAACT
It includes:
- the LOC137756019 gene encoding probable ATP-dependent RNA helicase DDX28, which produces MALARRLRLLLLAARLLLAPRRDLTVRGPNEPLPVVRIPRALQQRQEERQNGQRSLPRPVLVRPGPLLISARRPELNQPARLTLGPWEPAPLASRGWRNRRAHGDHFSIERAQHEAPALRNLSPKGSFTNLGLELRVLSALQEAAPEVVQPTTVQSSTIPPLIHGRHILCAAETGSGKTLGYMLPLLQQLLGQPSLDPCRIPAPRGLVLVPSRELAEQVRAVAQPLGSSLGLQVRELGGGHGMSRIRLQLSKQPPADILVATPGALWKALKTQLISLEQLSLVLDEADTLLDESFLELVDYILEGSHIAEGPADLKDPFNPKAQLVLVGATFPEGVGQLLSKVASLDSLTTVTSDKLHCIMPHVRQTFMRLKGTEKVTGLVQILKQHDRAYRTGPAGTVLVFCNCSSTVNWLGYILDDHKIQHLRLQGQMPASMRAGIFQSFQKGSRDILLCTDIASRGLDSTQVELVINYDFPLTLQDYIHRAGRVGRVGSEVPGTLVSFVTHPWDVSLIQKIELAARRRRSLPGLGSSSVREPLHQQTLLQQAYI